A stretch of Chitinophaga caeni DNA encodes these proteins:
- a CDS encoding DUF4279 domain-containing protein — MTSENRKTETKVSLKIHDFDCSIDEITTLVGIVPTKVLQKGDLLPNRNIEMHRKFSSWILESGMDISASVEEHIDALINTISPRIKVLKDLIITYNGELAIVIYAYSECNIGAYIDKEKLGILLDLGVALDIDIYFLNDAEATANAANDILE; from the coding sequence ATAACGTCTGAGAATAGAAAAACAGAAACGAAAGTATCCTTAAAGATACATGATTTTGATTGTTCTATAGATGAAATAACAACACTAGTGGGCATAGTTCCCACTAAAGTTTTGCAGAAAGGGGATTTATTGCCTAACCGGAATATTGAGATGCATAGAAAATTCAGTTCTTGGATTTTAGAATCAGGAATGGATATTAGTGCTTCTGTTGAAGAACATATTGATGCGTTAATCAATACTATTTCTCCTCGGATAAAAGTCTTAAAGGATTTAATTATTACTTATAATGGTGAATTAGCAATCGTTATTTATGCATATTCTGAATGCAATATCGGAGCATATATAGATAAAGAAAAACTAGGGATATTACTAGATTTAGGAGTGGCTTTAGATATTGATATATATTTTTTAAATGATGCTGAAGCTACAGCTAATGCAGCTAATGATATATTGGAATAG